A single region of the Manihot esculenta cultivar AM560-2 chromosome 12, M.esculenta_v8, whole genome shotgun sequence genome encodes:
- the LOC110607917 gene encoding O-fucosyltransferase 39 has product MGRLLKSVICCTWSSYGIAAISPFSHRLTFDSLPMDIQRLRCKVNFQALVFVPHIRALGDALVSRLRYPSKGTEVVNTDYLRETSHVSDENRARKFVVIHLRFDKDMAAHSACDFGGGKAEKLALAKYRQVLWQGRVLNSQFTDIELRSQGRCPLTPEEIGLLVAALGFDNSTRLYLASHKVYGGEARISTLRKLFPLMEDKKSLASSEERTEIKGKASLLAAVDYYVGLHSDIFISASPGNMHNAMLGHRTYKNMKTIRPNMALMGQLFLNKSISWPDFQQAVL; this is encoded by the exons ATGGGGAGG CTTCTGAAGTCAGTTATTTGTTGTACATGGTCCAGTTATGGAATAGCTGCGATCTCCCCATTCTCACACCGGCTGACTTTTGATAGCTTGCCCATGGATATCCAACGTTTACGTTGCAAAGTCAATTTTCAAGCATTAGTTTTTGTTCCCCATATCAGAGCACTTGGAGATGCTCTTGTCAGTCGCCTCAGGTATCCATCCAAAGGAACTGAAGTCGTTAACACTGATTACCTACGGGAAACCTCTCATGTGAGTGATGAAAACAGAGCAAGGAAGTTTGTTGTGATACACCTTCGTTTTGATAAG GATATGGCTGCCCATTCAGCCTGTGATTTTGGTGGGGGCAAAGCTGAAAAGTTGGCTCTGGCCAAGTACCGACAAGTACTTTGGCAAGGAAGGGTCCTCAACTCACAGTTCACCGACATAGAATTGAGGAGTCAGGGTCGTTGCCCATTGACTCCTGAAGAGATCGGATTGCTAGTAGCAGCTTTGGGCTTTGACAACAGTACTCGTCTATACCTGGCTTCACACAAG GTATATGGTGGGGAAGCTAGGATATCAACTTTACGAAAGTTGTTTCCTCTGATGGAAGACAAAAAGAGTCTTGCCTCTTCAGAAGAACGTACGGAGATTAAAGGAAAGGCTTCTCTGTTAGCTGCAGTTGATTACTATGTTGGCTTGCATAGCGACATCTTCATCTCTGCTTCTCCAGGAAATATGCACAATGCAATG TTGGGACATAGAACTTACAAGAACATGAAAACCATAAGGCCCAACATGGCATTGATGGGACAACTGTTCCTGAACAAAAGCATCAGCTGGCCAGACTTCCAGCAAGCAGTTCTTTGA